The Elgaria multicarinata webbii isolate HBS135686 ecotype San Diego chromosome 7, rElgMul1.1.pri, whole genome shotgun sequence nucleotide sequence taatctggtaacggcagaagaaaaggtcctctgggtaatagttatactagtacttctagcgcgggctgtccctcctttccacacgtcagacgcgatggggaaaggaaagccccatcgcgtcctgcatttttttaaaaaaaggtaaaggggccatgtgcgcaggagcgcaccaacgaaaaggtaagttgttttttttaaaaaaataaagggttccccactcccccgtgCCCCCGATTccaccccacaatgtctgatacccccTGCAGGCCCCCTTGCTTGCCCGCTCGCTCCATCACTCGCTACCCTTTTGCTCGCCCGCCcatccgctcgccatgtctgatgccccctccaccagcaCCCCGgccgccatctcccccccctggctccactctccccccatctctcctgccgggtccgctcttccccccctggcccccatccctctcccccccccccgcgtgatTCTCTTGCCCCCGGCTCGAtgggcagcttctcccagctactcgtgagtaagccgcgtagttgggaaaagccgtggaaccagctagactttccacagccccgggctcagcaagtggatccggttaacccgggtcaagggagggtttagcccggcctgaccccgggatcccgtgtgcatcatctgcacgcacaggggtgagcccgggtttcagcccgggctgaactctcatctagcaacagcccaagtATTGGGTAGGGAGGTTCCATTCAGAATaagtgggaaggggggcttacttggctccgttgtctaccacagtccatgcagcggtgggcagcggagccagggaagaaagccataaacactaatctcttccggcaggcctacccagctgaattttaagatgccttttttaatggtgtgctacttttaatgatgcactggttttaaacgtttgaattagttgtatgtattttatggtgtttttatttgtgttgtaccccaccttgatccagagggagaggcaggaaacaaacaaataaataaataaataaattattattattattattcggcccccaattttgtccccctttccccatttacctgcctccgccgtctgctgtggaggcaagtaagtggggaaggaggggcaaaatggggccgaatatcaatccagacctccggatctcactccggatctggttccggagcggatcgggggaggtccagatcgacccgaactggttcaggcccaatctggaaggtctggGTTGGGAACCAAACCGGttcgggggccctgtgcacagccccattTGAAACTAAGAACAAATCCCAACcaatcaaaattaaaaccagcagcacgtTCCCTTTTCCACCTCCTCGCTCCctttgcggggcggggggggggggcattccgttCCATCGCTTTCTAGAGCGATAGCTTACACCTCAATTTAACAAATTGCTACCCGCCAATAATAAAGTATAATGACTGTTTTTAGTAATAACATTCTCTTTCTGTCCGGGGGTGGACAGTCACACCTATGTGTAGTAATACCTATGTCGACCACGTGAGATGAGATTCTTTCACAGCCTTACTACATTTTCTTCACATACTGTTTTGGCCCTCTTAAATGATTGGCATAACAATAGACTTAGGGCGTGGCTAGGTGGGGGGATTTCCCGGGGAATTTCCCTGGGcatttacatgatgcacaggggatcccgggagcagggagggctgatccctcccttggcctgggatatcgccttacccttttcacccgctttttccacggtcttgggatgatcctgacacggccgaacgtgtggccgggtgtcgtgggttgtcccagctcttcATGCGTAATCGCGAAGAGCcgagacctgggcatggggcacagatctcctttggagctttgtgcccatttggggtgggatgggggagcagggaaatgtatttctaaaaaaacattacattttgcgtttgtgtgctcgtgcgctccttctcctttaaaaaacaaaacaaaatggtgggtgcaacgtcctctccctcctgggacatcatgtgccacgcgtagacagagggggagatctcacaataaccatatcgcgagaacctcccccctccgtcacgctagacccggtcggtctaaccatggcctcaGATTGTTTCTGTTACTATCCTTCTACGTGAAGGAGAAGTCCAAATAAAAGTGCTTAAAAACAGTCTACGCTTAATGTTCTATATGTCGGCTCATATTACGTCATGTCTCCTTAGCTTTTTTGCCCATTCATCTTCATCTATTTGGTAAGGATCTCAGCACAAGGGTTGAGCCCTCCAGTATTGGTCCTCTATCCCTGGGTCTTTGGTTGCGTCTCCTGTGCATGATTTCCCAGCTTCCTTCGTCTTCAGACTCCTCCCCATCCTCTTCTCTGTCTGCATCTTCAACGGAGACCCCTTCCGGGAGttctagggcgttgctagacctaccgggtgtttcgtcattgaggagcggtgaaagcggcttttcccgttcagccgtgacgcctcatgatccacacctgccttcgatttatggcggaagtttgcgccggttgtgctgctgccgccgcgagaacggttgcgcagccacaccggcctgattgccgcggctttttttttcgctcgctgcacggtttgcgcacgtccgaaagaccgcaaacttgcgcagccgtcagcgatgccgccgccggccctggcggcggcagcggcggcagtgccagtgccagctgaagtgctgctggtgctgttgagggtcaacattgatgcgctcacttcctgatgggggtcgtggcgggtgtcatatgacccgaggtcaatcgtctgcatggccactctgtgcctacatctcccatcatgcgtctgaggtgtcggcggcgatgaccgcctctgtgccctgtgccccatcccaaggagccaacccacatctggcagaaacagctgcgccagcggaagcgcattgtccggatgcagcatatcagggcagcagaggtggctgtgtgtgcgcgtctgtgcgggaaacgatagccaagagagggcaactatgctccctgacgaggaccgtgacgatctttgcgcggccatagccatgctgatcttgcttctgtcggagtatcagcgcctccgtgcacaggtggctgccaggcggcggcagttgcgggaacaactggggaggtggctactccgccgcagcaagctgcgggccgccctctgccgaacgaggctagccatgctggccgcgtatggtgactacgtccgcgagacacgccgccgcttctgggtccggccgaggagcaaggactggtgggagaactttgtcctgaaggagtgggacgatgagcaatggctgagccatttccgcatgagcaggggcaccttttttgaaatcgtggaggagttgcggccgcatctggacaggaggttgactgtcatgcgtagacctatcccagtggagaaacgcctagccatcaccctatggaggctggctaccccttgcgtctacaggaccacagcagagcagttcggggtaggctgctctacggcggcacaaatagtcctggaggtgtgctttgccatggaagtgaccctcctatctcgtacagtcaagattgggaacgtggcagaggtgagtgggggatgggggatggggtgggggaatgcgctgggaacaggcactcacttttgcggaggtccgcaacttcggaacaatggcgctgtcactaatatgccctttgtgttttctgccccacagatcatgcatggttttggggagctggggttccctcattgtgtgggcgcggtggatggcagccatattcctctccaatctccgatacaccaagcctcagaatacataaacaggaaggatgagtactccatgattctgcaggggacctgcgaccacaaggggcggttcatcaatgtggaaataggatggagcggcaagaaccatgatgcctatgtctttgccaactcaggcctctgtgagacgatggatgcaggtgtcttcgtgcctacccatccaacaatcagattgcacggccagcagattccacccctcattattgcggatggcgcgtaccctttgcgtgagtggttgatgaaaccctatggtggggcactcactccacagcaagcc carries:
- the LOC134401337 gene encoding uncharacterized protein LOC134401337 isoform X1; amino-acid sequence: MLPDEDRDDLCAAIAMLILLLSEYQRLRAQVAARRRQLREQLGRWLLRRSKLRAALCRTRLAMLAAYGDYVRETRRRFWVRPRSKDWWENFVLKEWDDEQWLSHFRMSRGTFFEIVEELRPHLDRRLTVMRRPIPVEKRLAITLWRLATPCVYRTTAEQFGVGCSTAAQIVLEVCFAMEVTLLSRTVKIGNVAEIMHGFGELGFPHCVGAVDGSHIPLQSPIHQASEYINRKDEYSMILQGTCDHKGRFINVEIGWSGKNHDAYVFANSGLCETMDAGVFVPTHPTIRLHGQQIPPLIIADGAYPLREWLMKPYGGALTPQQAHFNRCLRRARLVVEQAFGRLKGRWRSIGVRLELAEENIPSVISACVILHNICETKGHAMLVEAAEHNSVELATLGEPYVNEANRHTREGHKGFNVPASGLCARRSLLQLRRSSTQQRRAVGREAPLLRRPPQSNLPAAHPPHHLVMELLWL
- the LOC134401337 gene encoding uncharacterized protein LOC134401337 isoform X2, yielding MLPDEDRDDLCAAIAMLILLLSEYQRLRAQVAARRRQLREQLGRWLLRRSKLRAALCRTRLAMLAAYGDYVRETRRRFWVRPRSKDWWENFVLKEWDDEQWLSHFRMSRGTFFEIVEELRPHLDRRLTVMRRPIPVEKRLAITLWRLATPCVYRTTAEQFGVGCSTAAQIVLEVCFAMEVTLLSRTVKIGNVAEIMHGFGELGFPHCVGAVDGSHIPLQSPIHQASEYINRKDEYSMILQGTCDHKGRFINVEIGWSGKNHDAYVFANSGLCETMDAGVFVPTHPTIRLHGQQIPPLIIADGAYPLREWLMKPYGGALTPQQAHFNRCLRRARLVVEQAFGRLKGRWRSIGVRLELAEENIPSVISACVILHNICETKGHAMLVEAAEHNSVELATLGEPYVNEANRHTREGHKVRDAVREFLWANRR